In the genome of Nocardioides marmoribigeumensis, one region contains:
- a CDS encoding RNA polymerase subunit sigma-70, with product MDDARGLSDAAADAVSGDPETGLAAVRALRALADQLEDIQVRNARARGMSWQAIADVLQVSRQAVHQKHARD from the coding sequence ATGGACGACGCCCGAGGACTCTCCGACGCCGCCGCCGACGCCGTGAGCGGAGACCCGGAGACGGGTCTGGCCGCGGTGCGCGCCCTCCGGGCACTCGCCGACCAGCTCGAGGACATCCAGGTCCGCAACGCGCGGGCCCGGGGCATGAGCTGGCAGGCGATCGCCGACGTGCTGCAGGTCAGCCGTCAGGCCGTCCACCAGAAGCACGCCCGCGACTGA
- a CDS encoding Clp protease N-terminal domain-containing protein — translation MFSRLDNTTRIALMQASEEARDLGHPTLGPEHLLLGLLSDRRSSVADLLLAHGLSFEGCREAVVTFHRDHPALDEAPASEEPAGESPDSGPAQAYEEDREALRALGIDLDRVREAVRSTFGGDLAEGWGGRPDRRGRGRGRGRGPYAGPHRHGHGRGRRGPRGGGGPFGRPFRDSLKDVLRDTMRSLAVERVEERIEGRFEGRPERGERGPGRGRRGPGRLDVERVLLALLDNPDPALRAAVAGLDVDGVRRALGTVDA, via the coding sequence ATGTTTTCCCGACTCGACAACACGACCCGCATCGCCCTGATGCAAGCGTCCGAGGAGGCCCGCGACCTGGGTCACCCGACCCTGGGACCGGAGCACCTGCTGCTCGGTCTCCTCTCCGACCGGCGCAGCTCCGTCGCGGACCTGCTGCTCGCGCACGGCCTCTCCTTCGAGGGGTGCCGCGAGGCGGTCGTCACCTTCCACCGCGACCACCCCGCGCTCGACGAGGCACCCGCCTCCGAGGAGCCGGCGGGCGAGTCGCCCGACTCCGGCCCGGCCCAGGCCTACGAGGAGGACCGTGAGGCCCTCCGCGCCCTGGGCATCGACCTCGACCGCGTGCGCGAGGCGGTCCGCTCGACCTTCGGCGGCGACCTCGCCGAGGGCTGGGGCGGTCGCCCGGACCGTCGCGGCCGGGGGCGCGGTCGCGGCCGCGGTCCGTACGCCGGCCCGCACCGTCACGGTCACGGCCGTGGGCGTCGCGGCCCCCGCGGGGGCGGCGGCCCGTTCGGCCGGCCCTTCCGTGACTCGCTCAAGGACGTCCTGCGCGACACGATGCGCTCGCTGGCCGTGGAGCGCGTCGAGGAGCGGATCGAGGGACGCTTCGAGGGGCGGCCCGAGCGGGGGGAGCGCGGCCCCGGTCGCGGTCGCCGCGGGCCAGGTCGGCTCGACGTCGAGCGGGTGCTGCTCGCGCTGCTCGACAACCCCGACCCGGCGCTACGGGCCGCGGTCGCCGGGCTGGACGTCGACGGCGTACGGCGGGCGCTCGGCACGGTCGACGCCTGA
- a CDS encoding TetR/AcrR family transcriptional regulator, which produces MSPRATPMPPEERRRALVAATLPLLMEHGRSVTSRQIADAAGVAEGTIFRAFASKDDLLEAAALSALDPSPLVEAIGQIPLDQSLRDRMLALTELYRERFHRVGGVMRAMGWMGPPAMHLRKHHGAPASCSPSQQEVRSWRTAADGAIDRLFLDDAQELRVSPHQAGRLLWMLTFSGSHPELSGGEPLTADDIVDTVLHGVLKTPDRVSREAL; this is translated from the coding sequence ATGTCACCCCGCGCCACCCCGATGCCCCCCGAGGAGCGTCGCCGCGCACTCGTCGCGGCGACGCTCCCGCTCCTGATGGAGCACGGGCGGTCGGTCACCAGCCGTCAGATCGCCGACGCGGCCGGCGTCGCCGAGGGCACGATCTTCCGGGCCTTCGCGTCCAAGGACGACCTGCTCGAGGCGGCGGCGCTGAGCGCGCTCGACCCGTCCCCGCTGGTCGAGGCGATCGGGCAGATCCCGCTCGACCAGTCGCTGCGCGACCGGATGCTCGCGCTCACCGAGCTCTACCGCGAGCGCTTCCACCGCGTCGGCGGCGTCATGCGCGCGATGGGGTGGATGGGCCCGCCCGCGATGCACCTGCGCAAGCACCACGGCGCCCCGGCGTCGTGCAGCCCCAGCCAGCAAGAGGTCAGGTCCTGGCGCACCGCCGCCGACGGGGCGATCGACCGGCTCTTCCTCGACGACGCGCAGGAGCTGCGGGTCAGCCCGCACCAGGCGGGGCGACTGCTCTGGATGCTCACCTTCTCCGGCTCCCACCCCGAGCTCTCGGGCGGCGAGCCCCTCACCGCCGACGACATCGTGGACACCGTCCTCCACGGCGTCCTCAAGACGCCCGACCGAGTCTCCCGGGAGGCCCTGTGA